The Prevotella melaninogenica nucleotide sequence ACTTGACATTGGAATATCCAAACTATTAGCAAATAGCGTTGGCAACCAGTTCTTTGTTGCCCAACCTGGGAGACTTGGCACGGCAAAATAGAAGAGTATTACCCAGAAAGCCCACGTCGAGAAGACAATAGACAAGCCACGGAAAGGGTTCTTACTTGACTTAGTCTCACCTTGTAAAACCGCTTTCTGTCCATGCTTAGGATTCTCTTTCAAGAATAAAAGTAATACAAGTGAATAAACAATACCGATAATACCAAACCAATGAAAGGCAGCATGCCATGAGAACATCGCTGCCAACGTTGCACCAAAACCTCCAACAGCCTGACCAACATAAAGTCCTGTCATGTGAATACCTATCGCTAATGAGCGTGATTTTCCCTCATGCCAATCAGCAATGAGCGACAAAGCTGCAGGAATATAAAGTGCTTCGCTAATGCCCATAAAGGCACGGAGCCAATAAAGTTGGTCGAAACTCTCAGCATAACCCATAAGATAAGTCACAGCAGACCATACAAAGATGCTACCAACAACAAGCCACTTACGATTAACTCGGTCGGCAATAATACCTGCGAATGGACTTACAATACCATAAATCCACAAGAAAACAGCCATCAATGCACCAAAAGCCTCTGCGTGATTTAGTTCTGCAATATCGACTTTCATAGCTTCCTGCATCGTCGACAACATCTGTCGATCCATATAATTCAGTAAGGCTACAAACCAAAGGAGGGCAACAAGTACCCAAGGATAGTATTTTTTCATAAAAGATTACAGCCCTCCCCGCATATCAATCATCTTACATAAGTAAGCAATGAATGTCATAGAGAACAACGGGCGATTAATAAATTACTTAAATTAGAAGCTTAATTTCTCCAATAGATATTAGCGTTTCGGGTACTTTACTATCTTATTACTACGCACTCTCGGCTTCAACTCGCCACCAATGACGTACAAACCATGATCTGTCTGTGCCAAGGATGCACCAGCACGTGCCGTTTCTGAACTCTTATAAAGAACTTTCCAGCCATCTTTGTTATAGTATAAAGTGTATGGATTAAAGCGATACCACTCAATAGGATGACTCAAATAATCTGGTTGAGGATGATTGACAGCAGAGAGAAAAACATCTTTGTTTACGCCTCCCATTACTAAAAGCTGGTCTTTAGTTAGGTTTATACCTGTACCACCTCCAACGAATAGAGGCTCTCCTTGGTCGTCTTTCGGACCTTCAACCAACTCCCACTCATCAGTCGTCTCGTCATATACACAACCATTCAACGACAACTTTGCTTCCTCACCATTTGCTGCAGGAGCGAAACCACCGAAAAGACAGAAACGATTATCACCCATACACCCTGCCACTGGCTGCACACGTACCATACCGGGGAAAGGCTTTATGTCCTTCCATCCTGCTGAGATGTTATCTAAATCAAGGCGCAAAATACGATTAGAAGCCTTACCATCCATTGCTCCTCCTGCTATATAGAGATGTTTACCGACCAAAGCACCAGCCATATTATCCACTGAGCAAGGCATAGAAGGGAGAGGAGAAACTTCAGCTTTACCATCAACAAGAGTTACACGATAAACTTTTCCATAGCTTCCGTCGTTATTCATTCCGCCTACAACAATCATACTGTTGTCGCAAGTCACAGTAACACCATAAGCCAAAGGTTCAGGCAAGTGACCAACCAACTTCCAATTCAGTTGATTTCCATTGCCAGTTTTGGTAGCATAAATCCCACTGTAATAAACCTTCTTACTATCAGGAGCCAACGTATTTACCGGAAAGTTACAACCACCAGCCATAACAAGTTGGTCATCAATTCTACCTGCATAACAAGCAGAAACGCCATGTTCGATTCCTACTTCATCCGTAGGAAAACCACGCATCACCATTAAGCTATCGGCATCAGAGGCGTTTGCACCCAATCCCGTCAATAAAGTTATCGTTGTCATTATTAGGTTTTTAATTCTCATCGTTTTAGGTTGAAATATCGCTTGGGTTACCCCCATCTTACTATAATACAACTATACAACAGTATTTACGTACGTATAATGTAAAATTCCATGCCGTAATCATTTTGCCTACTAACCACAAGTAGCCTACATTTCCCTTACTATTTAATTGAAAACGACCGAGATAGCTGAGGCAATATGATAGTATAAAAACAAATTCTTTTCATGAAAAGAAAGAATTATTATCATGAAAAGAAATCTTTTTCATCACGAAAATAAATATTTTTTTTCATGAAAAGAATTCGCTCTTATCTCAAAGTTGGTACGAGAGCAAGGTAAACGACATCATGGTCTGTACAGTTTTCAAACCAATGGAAGTGCCCTTCTGGACAATAATGTAACTGTCCTACCCTTGCAACTTCCGTTGTATCGTCATAATGAACAGTCAGTTCACCACTAATAACATACATCACCTCAAAAGAGCCAACATGCTGATGCTTTCCACTATTTGCACCAGGACGCAAGGTTGAGTACATGATACGTGCCTGATCATCTACAAAAGCACGCACATCCAATTTTCCTTCACCGCCTTTAAAGCCTTCAATATGCTCTTCGGTAATCTTGTCAAAATCAATAATCATAATGTATGGTTTTTAAATCTTATATGAAGATAGTGCAAATGGATGCTATGAACGATTGCTCACAGATTACCGAATGCAGTCTATCAAGCACAAAGGTAACAAAAAAAGCAGAGACCCCAACAAGAGTCTCTGCTTTTTATATAGTTTTATCTTACATCTTAGAATGTGTAACGCAAGCCAAGCTGACCACGCCAACGGCTGTAGTAGTCGTTATAGTTACGTGTTGCATAACCACCAGTGAACTGGTAACGACCATTTCTCTGGTAGTTAACTGGACTATAATAAACACCGAAACCATCACCATAAGTATGACCCCAGTTCTTATTCAGCATGTTACCAGCATTGATGATATCGAAGCTCAACTCAAGAGAATTAATCTGACCACCTACCTTAAAGCTATACTTCTGTGCGAAGTGAACATCGAAGTGATGTTCGAAAGCGAGGTTATCAGCATAACGCTTGTAGTATTCACCACGGTGATTCTTCATGTAAGAGTCATTGCCAATCCAATGCTTCATCATTGCACGCTGCATATCAGCAGTCAACTTAGGTGCAGTGAAGTTATCACCAAAGACTGCTTTGGTAAGTGCATTAGCAGAGAAGTTAGTCTCTTCAAACTGCATCTTATCAATCTGAGCATCTGTTGGGATAAAGAAGAGGTCGTTACCATTTGCGCCATCTTCGTTAACATCACCATAATAATAGATACTATATGGAGAGCCACTCTTAGCCTGATAGATAAGACCTACGGTAGTCTGCCACTGCTTCTGTGCACCATAGTTTATGTGATAGTAAGCAGAAGCCTGAATACGATGAGGAATATTGTAAGCAGAATAGCCCAACTCTGGGTCGTTAGGGTTACGATAAGTATAATTATATCTCCAGTTACTCTCAGCAACAGATGAGCTACCATTATTAACACTCATAGCCTTTGTCCAAGTATAACTTGCCATCAAGTCAAGTCCAAAGTCGAAATGCTTCTCAGCCTTCAAGCTCAAGTTCATTGTATAACCCTTTGAAGTATTGCTGAGTTTATAAACATTTGTATAAGGACTTCCAGCAGTTACCTTAGAGAAAAGTGGACGATTGTCTTCTACTGGAGCACCTGCACTACCATAGACTTCACCGAAGGTCTTACCAGTCTGCTCGTAAGCAAGATTCTCATAAAGGATATCATTCAATGTCTTTGAGTAGATAGCCTCAGCTGTCCAGTTGATTCCAAGAACATTGAAGTCAAAGCCGAGGTTGAAACGAAGGTTCTGTGCATACTTGAAGTTACGATCGTAAACATTGATAGTCTGACTTCCTAATGCCTTCAACTTATTAGCATTTGCCTCCTGTCC carries:
- a CDS encoding MFS transporter is translated as MKKYYPWVLVALLWFVALLNYMDRQMLSTMQEAMKVDIAELNHAEAFGALMAVFLWIYGIVSPFAGIIADRVNRKWLVVGSIFVWSAVTYLMGYAESFDQLYWLRAFMGISEALYIPAALSLIADWHEGKSRSLAIGIHMTGLYVGQAVGGFGATLAAMFSWHAAFHWFGIIGIVYSLVLLLFLKENPKHGQKAVLQGETKSSKNPFRGLSIVFSTWAFWVILFYFAVPSLPGWATKNWLPTLFANSLDIPMSSAGPMSTITIAVSSFIGVIMGGVISDRWVQRNLRGRVYTSAIGLGLTVPALMLLGFGHSLVSVVGAGLCFGIGYGMFDANNMPILCQFISSKYRSTAYGIMNMTGVFAGAAVTQVLGKWTDGGNLGNGFAILGGIVVLALVLQLSCLKPTTDNME
- a CDS encoding cyclically-permuted mutarotase family protein, whose product is MTTITLLTGLGANASDADSLMVMRGFPTDEVGIEHGVSACYAGRIDDQLVMAGGCNFPVNTLAPDSKKVYYSGIYATKTGNGNQLNWKLVGHLPEPLAYGVTVTCDNSMIVVGGMNNDGSYGKVYRVTLVDGKAEVSPLPSMPCSVDNMAGALVGKHLYIAGGAMDGKASNRILRLDLDNISAGWKDIKPFPGMVRVQPVAGCMGDNRFCLFGGFAPAANGEEAKLSLNGCVYDETTDEWELVEGPKDDQGEPLFVGGGTGINLTKDQLLVMGGVNKDVFLSAVNHPQPDYLSHPIEWYRFNPYTLYYNKDGWKVLYKSSETARAGASLAQTDHGLYVIGGELKPRVRSNKIVKYPKR
- a CDS encoding cupin domain-containing protein — its product is MIIDFDKITEEHIEGFKGGEGKLDVRAFVDDQARIMYSTLRPGANSGKHQHVGSFEVMYVISGELTVHYDDTTEVARVGQLHYCPEGHFHWFENCTDHDVVYLALVPTLR